The Actinocorallia herbida DNA window CGTACTGCGATGAACTCACCCTGATCGACTACTCGAGGCCCAACATCCGCTGGCTTCTCGACCACACGACGGATTACGCCCCGGGACGCGTGGACATGACGGCCTGGCGCCAGTTCTGGAACGTGCTCGTCGAGGATGTGTCGTACGCCCGGGTGCCCGACCCCTGGCGGGCGCTTCGCGAACGCTCGCGCGTCCACAGGCAGTCGGTCTTCGGACTGCGCCCGGCCCAGTGGGATCTGGGCACGATGTTCTTCGTCGCCGAGTCGATCTCCGCCAGCGAGGAGGAGTTCAGGTCGGCTGTTTCCGGATTTATCGACGCGCTCAAACCCGGCGCACCGTTCGTCATGGCATTCATGGAGAAATCGGAGGGATGGCGGGTGGGAGAACGGGCCTTCCCGGCCGTTTCGGTCTGTGATAGTGATGTTCTCGACTCCATGAGTCGGGGAGCCGAGGTGCACGAACTCATTCGGCTCGGTACGGGGAACCCGCTCCGCCCGGGGTACAGCGGGATGATTCTCGTCTGCGGTACCAAAAACCCGGATCACGAGGGGATGGGCGAATGAGGATCGAGCCCCGAGAACGACTCCTCGAGGTGTGGCGGTCTGTCGCGCGGACCTCATTGCCCAAGGGTGAATGGACCTGGGGTGGGCGGCTGGAACGGAATTCCATCAGTGACGCCGAGCAACTCCTCACCATTCTCTACCCTTCTGCCTCACGCGAGTTCCTTTCTCTCGCCGACCCCAGCGCCACCCCGGATGACGTCCAGGAGGCGCTGCGGCCCATCGGCCGGGAGATCGAACTGCCGCGCACCATCGTCGAGTTGCTCATCGAGCACATCGAGTACTACTCCAACGAGGACGGCCCGTCCTTCTCCGGCGGCACCTACCTGTGGAGCAACGAGCCGGGCAAGGACCCCACCCCCGCCCAGCGCAAACTCGACGTCGTCGACTCGTTCTCGATGGCCGTCACGCTGATGCTCAGCACGCTCACCTTCACCCGCGACTTCCGCGCGGTGGCCCGCAACCCGGCGACGGGCAAACGCCTGGACTACCTGGAGGAGATCGCGCGGCGGCGCCTCACCGCCGCGATGGTCGGCCTGCTGCGCAGCTTCGTCGTCAACGTCTTCGACGCCGACTCCGACGCCGGCGAGATCCTCGTCAACACCGTCAACCAGCAGCGTCAGCCCTCACGCCAGGTGCTCAGCAGCCTGCACCGGGAACTCCAGCGGGTCCGGGCCTCGCTCGGCGAGGTCAGCATCGGCTTCGCCAAGGAGAACCTGGAGTCGCTGGAAAGCCGCAGCAGGCTCTTCGAGGTCGGCTGGACCTGGGGCGTGGCGCGGGACTCCCCCGAGGTGCTGGGCATCGACAAGGACTTCCGGCAGCGCAAGGGAGTCGCCGAGGCGGCCCCTTACCTGTACTTCACCGTCAACGCGCTGGACGGCATCTCCGACCTCTTCTCCGACCGCACGATCCAGCTCAGCCTCCTGGACGACGAGCAGCAGCGGCTCGCGGCGGCGCTGCGCCTGCGCTGGGAGGCCGCCCAGCGCTACTGGAGCACCATCGCCACCTTCGGTGAAGGGAGCGGCGGTAAGGACTGGCCGCTCCAGGACATCCCGTGGCGGACCACCGACGACCGCGAGTCGGAGTACTTCTCCCTCATGGTCAGCACCCTGGCCATCCAGGACCGGGAGAGCAACACCGCCCGCGTCTCCGAGGACGACCTCCTGCGCCTGGCGAACGCCCTCGACGAACTCGCGCAACGCGGCAGGATCACCCGCCGTGCCACCCGCAACGACCCCGCCATCTCCTTCCACCACCCGGGCCTGAGGCTGGAACTCGTCGGCAGCGCGGAACTCGACGGCGGCCCGTCCTTGCGGTGGCAGCTGTCGGACTACTCCGCCGTCCTTCTGAAGAACACCCTGCGCCTCACCGCGCTGACCCAGAACATCGCCTTGCGCGACCGCCTCATCCGGTTCTCCGAAAAGCTCTGGGACCACCTGTTCGACCGCAGGCTCAGGAGCGGTCTGGGCGAAGGGCTGTGGGACGACCCCGGGCTGGCCTACCGCGAGATCAGCGAGTCGTTCGACCGTCCGTCCTGGTACTTCACCGAACGGGTCGTGGAGTGCCTGACCCTCGCCTCCCACGTCGCCAGCAGGAAGTCTCCGCAGAGCTCCGTCCTCGAGACCGTCGCACGCGACTCCCTCAGCGAGGCCCAGTCCCGCCTCAGCTACATCACCCTTGAGCTGACCAGCGCCGGCAGCAGCAGCCTGCACAGGAGCCTCAACAAGGCCCGGCTGGACCTGGACCACGCCCAGGGGATCATCTTCGACCGGCCGGCCACCGCTCACGCGATGGCCTCCGAGGTGCTGCGCCTCCTGGAGAGACTCGACATCGCCGGTGCCGACGCGCATGAAGGGGACTTCTGACGTGTTGATCATCTCCACCTCGGACAAGGGTGGAACCGGTCGCACGGTGACCACCTGCAACGTCGCCTTCCGAAGAGCGTTGAGCGGCGACCACGTCTGTTACCTCGACTTCGACTTCGGCTCGCCCACGGCCGGGTCGATCTTCGCCATCGAACGCATCAGCCACGGCACCTTGAAGGGCGGGCTGCACAGCTACCTCAAGGGCGACGTCGAACAGGCCGAACGGATCAACGTCTGGTCGGAGAGCGCCGCCCGCGCCCTGGGGCTGAGACCCTCCGGCGTGGGAAGGCTCGTGCTTCTGCCCGGTGACCTCGGCGGCGGCGAGTTCAGCATCACCGACGAGGTCGTCGACAGGTGCAGCAGACTCCTCCAATCCCTCACCTCCGAATTCGACACCGTCTTCATGGACCTGAGCGCGGGCCGCTCCCACGCCGCCGAACTCCTCCTGCGAGTGACCTCGCCCACCGAGAAGAACGGCATCAGCGCCCGCTGGCTCGTCTTCCACCGCTGGACCCGCCAGCACGTCGCCGCGGCCGCGGGCCTCACCTTCGACGAGCGAGGGCTCCTGGACACGGGGGAACGCGTCGGGCACGACCGGACCGAGCTCTTGGAGTCGATCCGCTTCGTCCGCACCGCGGTCATCGACCCGGGGAGCAACGCCACCTCCGGCCTGTCGGCCGAGCAGGAGAACTGGCTGCACAAGGTGAACGACGAGCTCAACGACCGGGCCGTCTACCTCGAGCTGGGCGGTCAATCGGTGCTGGCCCGCATCCCGCTGGACCCGGTCCTGCAGTGGCGCGAGCAGATCCTCACCGACGAGGACGTCTACCGGCGGATCGCCAACGAGAGCACGGTCGAGGCCTTCACGGAACTCGCGGCGTCCCTCGACGACGAGGCCACCTGGAGCCGCGTGTGATCCGGCCCGAGGTCGAGGTCGAAGTCGAGACCGCGACGCCTCGTGTCGAACGGGTTCCGCGCTCGCACCTCTCCCTCGAACTCGGGCACCTGTACATGGAGGACTTCGCAGGCGGACCCGAGGTGCTGAAACGGCACTTCGCCGCCGTGAAGCCGTGGCACGACTTCCTGATGGCGCAGCACAAGGGCCTCAGGGTGAGCACCTGCTTCCTCGTCGACGAGTACTTCAGCCAGCTGAGCGGCCCGGCCGACCTGATCCCCGACCTGCTCTCCGCCGCCGCCGAGGCGGGCCTGTCCATCGATTACGTGGCGCGCGAGTCGGCGTGCGCGGTGATCGACCAGGTCTCGCCCGCGAAGCTCCTGCTCGACAGCATCGTGCCCGTCCCGGCGCAGGGCAGCGACGGCTCCGTGCCCCCGCCGCAGTACAGCGGCTGGCTCACCAACAGCGAGCACGGCATCGGTCACCGGGGCATCAGTGAGGCCATGGCGCCGGCGGCGGCCTGGACCCCGCCTCGGGAGAACGGAGCGCGCGCCCATTCCATCAGCATGGACGTGGAACTCTGGGACAAGAAGGACGGCGCTCTCCAGTGGTCCTGCGCCCATCTGTCGGCGGTGTGGCAATTGCTGCGCCTCGGCCTCCTCCGGCACGAGGGAAAGGCGGTGGTCGAGCCCGAGGACTGGACCGGCGGTGCTCTCCCCTCCGAGTGGGCGGACCTGCCCGCGGTGATCCGTCTTCCGCGGCCCGGAGCGCCCCGGCAGCGGCACAGACCGTCCTTCGCCGCCTACCGGACGCTGACGATCCTGGAGACGCGGTTCTCCAGCGTGGAGCAGGCGGTCCGGCTGATCCTCGAGCAGACGTCCATCGACCCTCTCGTCGCGGCGCAGGCCGACGAGCAGGCACGCGCCGAGGGCGTCGAGCTTCCGCCCGAGACCGTGCGGAGGATCTCCCATGTCTTCACCGACCGGTCCTGACGGCGGGATCGTCCTCGGCGAAGTGAGGACGGGCCTGATACGTCACGCGCGTTCCTTCACCGAATCGGAGGCCACGCGCCTGCTCACGCTGGTGCACGGCAAGACCGCGCGGTACACCGACTACCCTCGCCCGGTCGTGATCTCCCCCGAAAGCCTGACGGGGCTGGACTGCCCGCTGCCGACGGCCAGGGGCCGCAACGTCCGCGGGGTGGGGACCGCCGTGTCCGGCGCGGTGCTCAACGGCGGGCGCGTCCTGCAGTCGTACGCGCGAACGACCCTCGTCCCCGGTACCCACGGGCGCCGGCACAACTGGTCGCACTACCTGGCCAGGCCTGGGATCGTCGAATCGCTCAAGAGGCTCGACGCCGACGACGTCGCCGCGGGATTCGCCGGTCAGGGCCGCGGCCGGCCCGGTATCGACCTGGGCGCGGTCGCGGCGCGCACGATGGCGTCGGTCCAGGCGTCGCGCGCCCTGGACGGCGACCCACCGGTGAACGCCGCGGTCGTGTCCTGGCGCTGGGCGCTCGTACGGGCCGCCCCGGGCTCCCGCGCGCCCGTCCGCCTCACCGTCGTGGACGACCACACCCGGCTGCTCCTGCTGAACTCCGACGAGCACGACACCGACGACGTCATGGGCCTCATCCTGGACTTCGCCCTGCACGACTGGCTGCTCAGCACGGTCGAGGACGTGGTCGCCCGTGCCGACCTGGAATCCGAGGCGAGTGATCGGGCCCTGCGCCGGCTCCGCCCCGTGCTGGTCCACCTCCTCCACCACTGGATGCCCGCGGCCCGGGTGGGCGACGATCTGCTTCCCGTGTTCGAGGCGCT harbors:
- a CDS encoding SCO2525 family SAM-dependent methyltransferase, translating into MPSPAEDDRIRPVPRRFNADLEWDALDPEDYCRKNYENIHENDAVFIVKLRDFFSSRLRGRTRLRGVDVGAGGNLYPALSMLPYCDELTLIDYSRPNIRWLLDHTTDYAPGRVDMTAWRQFWNVLVEDVSYARVPDPWRALRERSRVHRQSVFGLRPAQWDLGTMFFVAESISASEEEFRSAVSGFIDALKPGAPFVMAFMEKSEGWRVGERAFPAVSVCDSDVLDSMSRGAEVHELIRLGTGNPLRPGYSGMILVCGTKNPDHEGMGE
- a CDS encoding SCO2524 family protein, which produces MPKGEWTWGGRLERNSISDAEQLLTILYPSASREFLSLADPSATPDDVQEALRPIGREIELPRTIVELLIEHIEYYSNEDGPSFSGGTYLWSNEPGKDPTPAQRKLDVVDSFSMAVTLMLSTLTFTRDFRAVARNPATGKRLDYLEEIARRRLTAAMVGLLRSFVVNVFDADSDAGEILVNTVNQQRQPSRQVLSSLHRELQRVRASLGEVSIGFAKENLESLESRSRLFEVGWTWGVARDSPEVLGIDKDFRQRKGVAEAAPYLYFTVNALDGISDLFSDRTIQLSLLDDEQQRLAAALRLRWEAAQRYWSTIATFGEGSGGKDWPLQDIPWRTTDDRESEYFSLMVSTLAIQDRESNTARVSEDDLLRLANALDELAQRGRITRRATRNDPAISFHHPGLRLELVGSAELDGGPSLRWQLSDYSAVLLKNTLRLTALTQNIALRDRLIRFSEKLWDHLFDRRLRSGLGEGLWDDPGLAYREISESFDRPSWYFTERVVECLTLASHVASRKSPQSSVLETVARDSLSEAQSRLSYITLELTSAGSSSLHRSLNKARLDLDHAQGIIFDRPATAHAMASEVLRLLERLDIAGADAHEGDF
- a CDS encoding SCO2523 family variant P-loop protein, which gives rise to MKGTSDVLIISTSDKGGTGRTVTTCNVAFRRALSGDHVCYLDFDFGSPTAGSIFAIERISHGTLKGGLHSYLKGDVEQAERINVWSESAARALGLRPSGVGRLVLLPGDLGGGEFSITDEVVDRCSRLLQSLTSEFDTVFMDLSAGRSHAAELLLRVTSPTEKNGISARWLVFHRWTRQHVAAAAGLTFDERGLLDTGERVGHDRTELLESIRFVRTAVIDPGSNATSGLSAEQENWLHKVNDELNDRAVYLELGGQSVLARIPLDPVLQWREQILTDEDVYRRIANESTVEAFTELAASLDDEATWSRV
- a CDS encoding SCO2522 family protein, producing MIRPEVEVEVETATPRVERVPRSHLSLELGHLYMEDFAGGPEVLKRHFAAVKPWHDFLMAQHKGLRVSTCFLVDEYFSQLSGPADLIPDLLSAAAEAGLSIDYVARESACAVIDQVSPAKLLLDSIVPVPAQGSDGSVPPPQYSGWLTNSEHGIGHRGISEAMAPAAAWTPPRENGARAHSISMDVELWDKKDGALQWSCAHLSAVWQLLRLGLLRHEGKAVVEPEDWTGGALPSEWADLPAVIRLPRPGAPRQRHRPSFAAYRTLTILETRFSSVEQAVRLILEQTSIDPLVAAQADEQARAEGVELPPETVRRISHVFTDRS
- a CDS encoding SCO2521 family protein yields the protein MSSPTGPDGGIVLGEVRTGLIRHARSFTESEATRLLTLVHGKTARYTDYPRPVVISPESLTGLDCPLPTARGRNVRGVGTAVSGAVLNGGRVLQSYARTTLVPGTHGRRHNWSHYLARPGIVESLKRLDADDVAAGFAGQGRGRPGIDLGAVAARTMASVQASRALDGDPPVNAAVVSWRWALVRAAPGSRAPVRLTVVDDHTRLLLLNSDEHDTDDVMGLILDFALHDWLLSTVEDVVARADLESEASDRALRRLRPVLVHLLHHWMPAARVGDDLLPVFEALDRARGLSRRWDNAVRRIRDRFRLAEIQSVAAATAESRALRLKVEELLVRPGRGSALPEGIRRVGSGEDR